The following proteins are encoded in a genomic region of Marasmius oreades isolate 03SP1 chromosome 10, whole genome shotgun sequence:
- a CDS encoding uncharacterized protein (BUSCO:EOG09265HEP): MDNIKLPAEAQGLQGSQPDDGKQAAQEEEMRRDLMATVLDTAARERLSRISLVSPERSRQIEGILLRMIQSGQLRGRVSENQLIELLEQIESAQGQSTTKKSTIVYQRRKDFDDDDF, encoded by the exons ATGGACAACATCAAGCTACCTGCGGAAGCACAAGGTTTGCAAGGATCCCAACCAGATGACGGAAAACAGGCTGctcaagaggaagaaatgcgCCGCGACTTGATGGCTACCGTTCTCGACACCGCAGCTCGCGAACGAC TATCACGGATATCTCTGGTTAGTCCAGAGCGCTCAAGGCAGATAGAAGGGATTCTGTTGAGGATGATTCAGTCGGGACAATTGAGAGGACGGGTATCAGAGAACCAATTAATCGAACTTCTGGAACAA ATAGAGTCGGCTCAAGGCCAAAGTACGACGAAGAAATCCACAATAGTG TATCAGCGCAGGAAGGatttcgacgacgacgatttcTGA
- a CDS encoding uncharacterized protein (MEROPS:MER0030317) — translation MSGFQYSLPPIVVHPFPQPVSALSFDPVSDTLWAGSGTGYVSAHHGTSGLRGVCFRAGDHAVQKIVAGDNQVRAASMGGLGVGSWAKGGMNKWYYNSSSAIATFAASSSFPGVAVSTVDMDLLMLNAMTGSVLRQIQLPSLVTQMVYSNSLLLSGAADGYLRAHDPRTGLMRNGGSESSVKAHYSSIRGLEALGNFVFTIGLSLRQSHPFPDPLVKVYDLRNMRALPPIPFSASPTFISVVPNRSSSIAIASNQGLINIVDVTNPGAVNEFYQLNLTSYITSIAISPTSAYLACGDAEGAIYLRSQAEDTQDVPLNGFEGRPIEWEDTHEPLPDIQWQDSTPLNAIGMPHYKSQLLSAWTPQFSLSTPAYPPPQKIPPQVLNTIKTNDNVAYAPLPKELQGKRNMVPSAPRKSNGRFRSGKARTGEEPETPMDYMADDIPKVYRLVEIEYSKFGVEDFDFGFYNKTEFSGLETHILNSYTNPLVQIMHYCIPIRRLAKSHITTNCSREHCLLCELGFVVRMLEDARGTNCQASNFCRAVGVLAHASNFIDLIDYGRESHEVDYAQKIQSFHRFLIDHIGLEGNTFPQNPSIVKDTYTSLSRVPAPITQLLGLDAKTLITCLHCKATREKENMSHIIELSYPRKARANDSPTDFPTILRQSLLRKMTHKATCQTCKHLATFSSRRTLPTKGLPLIMAINACVNTEDDMSHWIDHRGQTLLKPFVEVNGHLEEGDDPQVATYELRALVLQIVSSDQHPHLVGIIKVPEAEFQHETGSPWYIFNDFVVSNISQEEALSFPDRWKIPSVLYLERVDTRDTLDLSGLPDLIDPTILCQDTSISLNRDPALIKHKCLSHDELPRPGTLIAIDAEFVQMQQEDTEFKSDGTKKVIRPARLSLARVSVLRGDGPEQGLPFIDDHIHTSEAIVNYLTEFSGIQFGDLDPIQSPYTLTPLKVVYKKLRLLVDRGCIFVGHGLSKDFRIINIFIPPERVIDTVDLYFLKARQRRLSLRFLVWFVLDEHIQTDTHDSIEDARSTLNLYKAYQEFEAQGVFDRKLEELYKEGRQYNFKPPPPAQIEGMQDTATTFAQLNLDRSNPQAHGYLLSQAQTPVSIPFNPSRHTNYRS, via the exons ATGTCTGGTTTCCAATattctcttcctcccatAGTTGTTCATCCATTTCCTCAACCTGTCTCAGCTTTATCGTTTGATCCCGTCTCTGACACGCTCTGGGCAGGCTCGGGGACTGGGTACGTTTCTGCTCACCACGGAACCAGCGGACTCCGGGGAGTTTGCTTTCGAGCAGGTGATCATGCAGTTCAGAAGATAGTTGCTGGTGACAATCAAGTTAGAGCTGCCAGCATGGGAGGCCTAGGTGTTGGCTCGTGGGCGAAAGGGGGCATGAATAAATGGTACTACAA CTCGTCCTCGGCGATAGCAACCTTCGCCGCATCTTCTAGCTTCCCTGGCGTTGCAGTCTCGACAGTCGACATGGACTTGTTGATGTTGAATGCGATGACTGGCAGCGTTCTTAGGCAAATACAATTGCCCTCGCTCGTGACACAGATGGTATACTCGAACTCCCTCTTGCTGTCAGGGGCAGCAGATGGTTATTTGAGGGCTCATGATCCACGGACTGGTCTCATGCGCAATGGAGGCTCAGAAAGCTCAGTGAAGGCTCACTACAGCAGCATACGAGGCCTCGAGGCTCTCGGAAATTTTGTATTCACGATCGGCCTAAGCCTGAG ACAATCGCATCCCTTCCCGGACCCTCTGGTTAAGGTGTACGACCTACGAAACATGCGAGCGCTTCCGCCCATTCCGTTCTCCGCCAGTCCTACTTTCATTTCGGTCGTACCGAATAGATCTTCAAGTATTGCTATCGCTTCGAATCAAGGTTTGATCAATATAGTGGATGTGACGAATCCTGGAGCGGTCAATGAGTTTTATCAG CTGAACTTAACTTCTTACATCACATCGATCGCTATTTCTCCTACGAGTGCTTATCTTGCGTGTGGAGACGCAGAAGGCGCAATCTATCTTAGAAGTCAAGCAGAAGATACTCAAGATGTTCCACTGAACGGTTTCGAAGGACGTCCAATCGAATGGGAGGATACTCATGAACCTCTTCCCGATATTCAATGGCAGGATTCAAC GCCGTTGAACGCCATTGGAATGCCCCACTATAAATCACAGTTATTGTCGGCATGGACTCCACAGTTTTCCCTCTCAACCCCGGCGTATCCGCCACCCCAGAAAATACCCCCGCAAGTTCTGAACACTATAAAGACCAATGATAATGTTGCCTACGCACCTTTGCCCAAAGAACTTCAGGGAAAGAGAAATATGGTACCCTCAGCTCCTCGAAAGAGTAACGGTCGTTTCCGTAGCGGCAAAGCGCGTACTGGCGAG GAACCGGAAACCCCGATGGATTATATGGCGGATGACATTCCAAAAGTGTATAGACTTGTGGAGATCGAGTATTCGAAATTCGGTGTGGAAGATTTTGACTTTGG GTTCTATAATAAAACTGAGTTCAGCGGACTGGAAACTCACATTCTCAACTCCTACACCAATCCCCTTGTCCAAATAATGCACTATTGCATTCCTATTCGGCGTTTGGCCAAGTCACATATCACCACGAATTGTTCAAGGGAGCACTGTCTTCTTTGTGAGCTTGGATTCGTTGTACGGATGCTTGAAGACGCTCGTGGAACTAACTGTCAAGCAAGCAATTTCTGCAGGGCTGTTGGTGTGCTGGCTCATG CGTCCAATTTTATCGACCTCATCGATTACGGTCGAGAATCACACGAAGTCGATTATGCGCAAAAGATTCAGTCATTCCACCGATTCCTTATTGACCACATTGGTTTAGAGGGTAACACCTTTCCACAGAATCCCTCAATCGTAAAAGATACGTACACAAGCCTCAGCAGAGTCCCTGCGCCAATCACTCAACTACTTGGGCTCGATGCAAAAACCCTTATCACCTGTCTGCACTGCAAGGCAACaagagagaaggagaatatGTCTCATATCATTGAGCTGAGCTACCCTCGCAAA GCGCGGGCAAACGATTCACCGACGGACTTCCCTACCATACTTCGACAATCCCTGTTACGGAAAATGACTCACAAAGCGACTTGCCAAACCTGCAAGCACCTTGCAACATTCTCTTCTCGCCGAACGCTACCGACGAAGGGTTTACCTCTCATTATGGCTATAAATGCCTGTGTCAATACGGAAGACGATATGTCTCACTGGATAGATCATCGTGGTCAAACCCTCCTCAAGCCCTTTGTTGAGGTAAATGGACACCTTGAAGAAGGAGATGATCCTCAAGTAGCCACATATGAACTTCGG GCATTAGTTCTGCAAATTGTCTCCTCTGACCAACATCCACATTTAGTTGGGATAATTAAAG TTCCCGAGGCAGAATTTCAGCACGAAACTGGTAGTCCGTGGTATATCTTCAACGACTTCGTCGTCAGTAATATATCACAGGAGGAAGCATTGAGTTTCCCAGATCGCTGGAAG ATTCCTTCAGTGTTGTATTTGGAGCGTGTTGACACCCGGGACACTCTAGATTTGAGTGGTCTCCCAGATCTTATTGACCCGACCATATTGTGTCAGGATACCTCGATTTCCTT GAATCGCGATCCTGCGTTGATAAAACACAAATGTCTATCCCACGACGAGCTACCTAGACCTGGGACTCTGATCGCCATAGACGCGGAGTTCGTTCAGATGCAGCAG GAAGATACCGAGTTCAAATCAGACGGTACCAAGAAAGTCATTCGACCTGCTCGACTGAGCCTTGCTAGGGTCTCGGTGCTACGAGGGGACGGGCCCGAGCAAGGTCTCCCTTTCATAGATGACCATATTCACACAAGTGAGGCTATTGTTAACTACCTTACCGAATTTTCCGGGATTCAGT TCGGTGATTTGGATCCCATCCAATCGCCGTATACTTTGACGCCACTAAAAGTCGTCTACAAGAAACTTCGGCTCCTTGTTGACCGTGGTTGCATCTTTGTAGGCCATGGATTGTCTAAGGATTTCCGAATAATCA ATATATTTATTCCGCCAGAACGTGTGATAGATACTGTGGACCTGTATTTCCTGAAGGCTCGACAACGTCGTCTATCATTACGATTCTTGGTTTGGTTTGTCCTCGATGAACATATACAAACGGACACACACGATTCTATCGAAGACGCGCGTTCGACATTGAACCTGTACAAAGCTTACCAAGAATTTGAAGCACAAGGTGTATTCGACCGGAAGTTGGAGGAGCTTTATAAGGAGGGAAGACAATAC AACttcaaaccaccaccaccggcgCAGATAGAAGGGATGCAAGACACGGCGACAACATTTGCTCAACTGAACCTGGATCGCAGCAACCCGCAAGCACATGGATATCTGCTCAGTCAAGCCCAAACGCCTGTATCCATTCCATTC AATCCTTCTCGACATACAAATTACAGATCCTGA
- a CDS encoding uncharacterized protein (BUSCO:EOG092602I6), which translates to MTSRLDRLLLLLDTGSSTSVRNTAAKQLAQLAVKSVNSDVTIAEDIKARTQHVPPTDPSAWRDLMSVVARIIPFLHSKSYETRNAASTALSQIFSSTPIWQPSPNPEAMTTDSTSLPTPDYPSFSIEELILQGKLLLASSGKEFIKPAILSSPAEVKKARKEAMGRLGLEFLDDVAEEIDLDKELGADVEGLGDVEMETVKSEAPPSPSGPCPLKGEDSGPTSRSATPGPITPSESDQPQDLSAMSARERNRLKRKRKPGNSAFVAAPPPQAAGAKYSASAAGPAKARLVVPEEHNQEKSRLGSPTSSAPEKVVIDPSKGGAVSAKEVKPSKALEVQHGVWVWDGLVQVLEVDLFSAAWEVRHGAAMALRELLRIQGRHGGMQDGLTAVENEITHEKWCNDLSAKFLCVLVLDRFGDFVSDQVVAPVREMVSQTLASLLIHMPRRSVLRVHSILLQMIKQEFVVPSIATTKKKSSKSKNNHQEQKMHVWEVRHAGLLGIKYEVAVRSDLFEAKFADQEVKEEEVEQVEFDGDGKAILQDVVDAAVLGLGDRDDDVRAVAASCLLPIAGHLVNNLPNSLEPVLLVLWSCLSDMKDDLSSSVGAVMELLGKLVAYEKVIRILADDSVSLPLKTLAPTLFPFFRHTIANVRLSVVETLHSFMAVKSLPRDWISVPFLQLLFQNIVVEERSDIRDASLSAWRTTLSLISTTPGWMESHINQQVILDWYAILMTPLGMPIDPAPFYRPSLTVDGDAPERHNVDKNMLAQDLALITTEMIYKARIAASTALALLITFWPEESLSVDKVFQPILLHYIDSTSMLQKLLSAVISEEWARGHSKISPPLIECSPLAKELSAKTSTWLQGNSPFAYHEMALSLARIHADCVALLHSFAADCKLPISSIPQLGSEIDISGSRPGCFTIETAQAAVGPMFNRLKDSLGRAKKRELAVIVDKRALVVESIEHYNEVKAQHDIRVSAAFAAAYVAFQSTPDKFSPIVKGIMNGIKTEENVDLQARSAVAVASFIEFCRQHQLPQPPEKIVKNLCTFLCQDTEQTPTFAYTRKYTEGILSYQAVSQAQRHGKDTAKDKENPPAEESAKSRISRRGAGLAFNELSARFGPDLIVVVPNMWTSMVGGLESAFSKCKSPEESDPLMEKQFGQDVIDSLSVLEAVVPTMHHDLWPKVTETFPMLLLALRSKFAIIRKCAARSFATICDIMTAEAMRFVVEDVVPLLGDALSMVNRQGATELIYHVVQRLDMKALPYVIFMVVPVLGRMSDPDDDIRSTATNTFASLVKMVPLEAGLPDPPGFPEELLKRREDERQFLAQLLDGSKVEQYSIPVPIKAELRKYQQDGVNWLAFLAKYQLHGILCDDMGLGKTLQSICILASKHFERAQRFKETNSPDAVHLPSLIICPPTLTGHWYYEILKYVDNLTPVLYTGNARERTKLLSQLKSYDLVITSYEVVRNDINNLEGIRWLYCILDEGHIIKNAKTKLTKAVKSIQSQHRVILSGTPIQNNVLELWSLFDFLMPGFLGTESSFNERFGKPILANRDGKAKNGEAAALALEALHKQVLPFLLRRLKEDVLNDLPPKIIQDYYCELSEIQKNLYDDFSKSQARQDAESAVQSTGKEGKEQQHVFQSLQYLRKLCNHPALVLKDADSIDKALEKVSGKSEGLNDIQHAPKLLALKQLLLDCGIGGGSNTVPTMDSGKSELIDTVPEDSNSTFSQHRVLIFCQMKQMLNIIETDLFKSHMPSVTYMRLDGGTDANKRHAIVQTFNSDPSIDCLLLTTHVGGLGLTLTGADTVIFVEHDWNPMKDLQAMDRAHRIGQKKVVNVYRLITKGTLEEKIMGLQRFKLNIANSVVTQQNSGLSSMDTDVVLDLFRRTTEDEGTLAAMKKKAKESGPVSQKNLLTGLEDLPPEDEYDGLDLPSFLGTLGK; encoded by the exons ATGACTTCGAG GTTGGACCGGCTCCTCCTTTTACTCGACACCGGCTCTTCAACCTCAGTGAGGAATACCGCTGCAAAGCAGCTCGCTCAGCTAGCCGTCAAGAGTGTGAATAGTGATGTTACAATCGCGGAAGACATCAAGGCCAGAACCCAACATGTGCCTCCCACTGACCCTTCTGCATGGCGGGATCTTATGTCTGTTGTGGCACGG ATAATACCCTTTTTACATTCGAAGTCATATGAAACCCGAAACGCGGCATCAACTGCGCTTTCACAGATATTCTCCTCTACTCCGATCTGGCAACCGTCTCCAAACCCGGAGGCCATGACAACTGATAGCACATCGCTCCCAACACCCGATTATCCCTCTTTTTCCATTGAGGAGCTCATACTTCAAGGCAAACTACTGCTAGCATCCTCAGGGAAAGAGTTCATCAAACCAGCTATACTTTCTAGCCCCGCAGAAGTAAAAAAAGCTCGTAAGGAGGCCATGGGTCGTCTCGGGCTTGAGTTTTTGGACGACGTTGCAGAGGAGATTGATTTGGACAAGGAGCTTGGAGCGGATGTAGAAGGACTCGGGGACGTCGAAATGGAGACCGTCAAGTCCGAGGCGCCCCCTTCGCCAAGCGGTCCTTGTCCACTGAAGGGGGAAGACTCGGGTCCAACCAGTCGATCTGCTACGCCTGGTCCAATCACACCGTCAGAATCTGACCAGCCCCAAGATCTAAGCGCAATGTCTGCCCGTGAACGAAATCGTTTAAAGCGCAAGCGGAAACCGGGTAATAGCGCTTTTGTCGCCGCACCACCCCCGCAAGCAGCAGGCGCAAAGTATAGCGCCTCGGCGGCTGGACCAGCAAA AGCAAGACTTGTTGTACCAGAGGAACACAACCAAGAAAAGTCTCGTCTCGGTAGCCCCACCAGCTCTGCTCCTGAGAAAGTTGTCATTGACCCTTCCAAGGGAGGTGCCGTTTCTGCCAAGGAGGTAAAACCATCCAAAGCTCTCGAAGTCCAGCACGGCGTTTGGGTCTGGGATGGCCTTGTTCAAGTCTTGGAAGTCGATCTATTCAGCGCAGCTTGGGAGGTTCGACATGGTGCTGCGATGGCGCTTCGGGAACTCTTGAGAATACAGGGCAGACACGGTGGAATGCAAG ATGGATTAACCGCAGTAGAGAACGAAATCACTCACGAAAAATGGTGCAATGACCTTTCTGCCAAGTTCCTCTGTGTCTTGGTTCTCGACCGGTTTGGGGACTTCGTCTCGGACCAAGTCGTCGCACCTGTCCGAGAAATGGTTTCTCAAACACTGGCTTCACTTCTCATACATATGCCCCGCCGATCAGTCTTACGTGTGCACTCGATTTTACTCCAAATGATAAAACAAGAATTCGTCGTGCCATCAATAGCTACAACGAAGAAGAAGTCGTCTAAGTCGAAAAATAATCACCAAGAGCAAAAGATGCATGTATGGGAAGTCCGGCACGCTGGGCTTCTTGGTATCAAATACGAAGTTGCCGTTCGTAGCGACCTATTCGAGGCCAAGTTTGCCGACCAGGAagtgaaggaagaggaagtgGAACAAGTAGAATTTGATGGAGACGGGAAGGCCATTCTTCAAGATGTAGTTGATGCCGCTGTTCTTGG CCTGGGTGATCGGGATGACGATGTGCGAGCTGTGGCAGCTTCGTGCCTACTTCCTATTGCGGGCCATCTAGTAAACAACCTTCCCAATTCTTTGGAGCCGGTGTTACTCGTTCTCTGGAGTTGCCTTAGTGACATGAAAGACGATCTGAGCTCCAGCGTTGGCGCAGTAATGGAACTGCTTG GCAAACTTGTAGCATACGAAAAAGTAATCAGAATACTAGCCGATGATTCTGTATC TCTACCCCTGAAGACCCTTGCACCTACGTTATTCCCGTTCTTCCGACATACCATTGCCAATGTCCGCCTCTCAGTGGTGGAGACTTTACATTCTTTCATGGCTGTCAAGTCGCTCCCTCGGGATTGGATTAGCGTACCGTTTTTGCAACTTCTGTTCCAGAACATCGTTGTGGAAGAGCGTTCTGATATACGGGATGCCAGTCTTTCGGCATGGCGTACCACATTATCTTTGATATCAACAACGCCAGGATGGATGGAAAGTCATATCAACCAACAAGTTATTCTGGATTGGTATGCCATTCTCATGACTCCCTTGGGCATGCCCATCGACCCTGCGCCCTTCTATCGACCCTCACTCACCGTTGACGGCGATGCACCGGAACGACACAATGTCGACAAAAACATGCTCGCTCAAGATTTGGCTCTCATCACGACAGAAATGATATACAAAGCCCGGATAGCTGCATCCACTGCGCTTGCTCTTTTGATCACATTTTGGCCGGAAGAG TCCCTTTCCGTGGATAAGGTTTTCCAACCCATCCTGTTACATTATATTGATTCTACCAGCATGCTTCAGAAGCTCTTGTCCGCCGTAATTTCTGAGGAATGGGCACGAGGGCATAGCAAGATTTCCCCTCCCCTTATTGAATGTTCACCTCTCGCCAAAGAGCTGAGCGCAAAAACGTCGACGTGGCTTCAAGGAAATTCACCCTTTGCGTATCATGAAATGGCTCTTTCTCTCGCTCGCATTCATGCAGACTGTGTTGCCCTCCTTCATTCCTTTGCCGCCGACTGCAAGCTTCCTATCTCCAGTATACCGCAACTCGGAAGCGAAATCGACATTTCCGGTTCTCGGCCAGGTTGTTTCACCATTGAGACAGCACAAGCCGCGGTTGGTCCGATGTTCAATCGGTTGAAGGATAGCCTGGGAAGGGCGAAAAAACGTGAGCTGGCTGTAATCGTTGATAAGCGAGCTTTGGTCGTCGAAAGTATCGAGCATTACAACGAGGTGAAGGCTCAGCATGATATACGAGTATCTGCAGCGTTCGCAGCCGCATACGTTGCGTTCCAAAGCACTCCTGACAAGTTCAGTCCCATCGTGAAAGGTATCATGAATGGAATCAAG ACCGAAGAGAATGTCGATTTACAAGCCCGATCTGCTGTTGCAGTCGCGTCTTTTATCGAATTCTGCAGGCAACACCAGCTACCACAACCGCCAGAAAAGATAGTCAAGAATTTGTGTACATTCTTATGTCAAGACACGGAGCAAACCCCCACTTTCGCGTACACAAGGAAGTACACGGAAGGAATTTTGTCTTATCAGGCTGTCAGTCAAGCGCAACGTCACGGGAAAGATACCGcaaaggacaaagaaaaCCCACCAGCTGAAGAATCAGCCAAATCACGGATATCAAGACGAGGAGCTGGCCTGGCTTTCAATGAGCTTTCCGCCAGATTTGGACCAGATCTGATAGTGGTAGTCCCTAACATGTGGACTTCGATGGTTGGCGGCCTTGAGAGCGCATTCTCAAAAT GCAAATCTCCTGAGGAATCGGATCCCCTCATGGAAAAGCAATTTGGTCAGGATGTCATTGATTCACTCAGTGTACTTGAAGCCGTCGTGCCCACCATGCATCATGACTTGTGGCCGAAAGTAACTGAAACATTCCCTATGCTACTACTTGCCCTTCGTAGCAAGTTCGCTATCATAAGAAAATGTGCAGCGCGCTCTTTTGCTACAATATGTGATATAATGACTGCCGAAGCGATGCGCTTTGTTGTTGAGGATGTAGTGCCTCTACTTGGAGATGCGTTGAGCATGGTAAATCGCCAGGGAGCAACGGAGCTAATTTATC ACGTCGTCCAGCGCTTGGACATGAAAGCGCTGCCATATGTCATTTTTATGGTGGTACCGGTTTTGGGTCGCATGAGTGATCCCGACGATGATATACGGTCAACAGCTACGAATACATTTGCGTCGTTGGTGAAGATGGTCCCACTGGAG GCCGGCCTTCCCGATCCTCCCGGTTTCCCAGAAGAACTTCTAAAGCGTCGGGAAGACGAACGTCAATTTCTTGCTCAACTCCTTGACGGTAGTAAGGTCGAGCAGTATTCAATACCGGTACCCATTAAAGCAGAACTCCGGAAATACCAACAGGATGGCGTGAACTGGTTGGCGTTCCTTGCAAAGTATCAGTTACATGGCATTCTCTGCGATG ACATGGGCCTTGGTAAAACACTGCAGTCAATATGCATCCTGGCAAGCAAACATTTTGAACGGGCTCAAAGATTCAAGGAAACCAACTCACCTGACGCCGTTCACCTTCCCTCTCTCATCATATGCCCGCCCACACTGACAGGACATTGGTACTACGAGATTCTGAAGTACGTCGACAACCTGACGCCCGTTCTTTACACCGGCAACGCGAGGGAAAGAACGAAGCTACTTTCTCAGCTCAAATCATACGACCTGGTCATTACTTCATACGAGGTGGTGCGAAATGATATAAACAACTTGGAAGGTATCCGATGGCTGTACTGTATTCTAGACGAGGGCCACATAATCAAGAACGCAAAGACAAAGCTTACCAAGGCAGTGAAGTCGATACAGTCCCAGCATCGCGTCATATTGTCCGGAACTCCCATCCAAAATAATGTTTTGGAGTTGTGGAGTTTGTTCGACTTCTTGATGCCCGGATTCCTGGGGACCGAATCGTCCTTCAACGAACGGTTTGGCAAACCCATCTTGGCGAACAGGGATGGTAAGGCTAAGAATGGAGAAGCTG CGGCCCTTGCTCTAGAGGCTCTGCATAAACAAGTTCTCCCTTTCCTCCTTCGACGACTGAAGGAGGATGTGTTGAACGACCTACCACCCAAAATCATTCAAGACTATTACTGCGAATTGTCAGAAATCCAGAAGAACCTCTACGACGACTTCTCCAAGTCACAGGCTCGACAGGATGCAGAGTCGGCCGTTCAATCTACAGGGAAGGAAGGCAAGGAGCAACAGCACGTTTTCCAATCCTTACAGTATCTGCGGAAACTTTGCAACCATCCGGCCCTTGTCCTCAAAGATGCCGATTCGATCGACAAGGCCCTGGAAAAAGTCAGTGGGAAGTCTGAAGGACTCAATGATATTCAACATGCGCCGAAATTGTTAGCCTTGAA GCAACTTCTGTTGGATTGTGGTATCGGCGGCGGGTCAAACACCGTTCCTACGATGGACTCAGGCAAGAGTGAACTGATCGACACGGTGCCAGAAGACTCAAATAGCACCTTCTCACAACACCGTGTCCTCATCTTTTGTCAGATGAAGCAGATGTTGAACATCATTGAGACCGACCTTTTCAAATCCCACATGCCTTCCGTGACTTACATGCGACTGGATGGAGGAACTGACGCTAACAAACGTCATGCTATCGTGCAGACCTTCAATTCTGACCCCAGTATTGATTGCCTGTTACTGACGACACACGTCGGGGGACTGGGTTTGACATTGACTGGTGCCGATACGGTGATATTCGTAGAACATGATTGGAACCCAATGAAGGACCTCCAGGCGATGGACAGAGCGCATCGAATTGGACAAAAGAAAGTCGTCAATGTATATCGACTGATCACAAAGGGAACGCTCGAAGAGAAGATCATGGG TTTACAACGGTTCAAACTCAACATCGCCAATTCGGTCGTGACGCAACAGAACTCAGGCCTCTCTTCTATGGACACCGACGTGGTACTAGATCTTTTCAGGCGCACAACTGAAGATGAAGGCACTCTGGCTGCTATGAAGAAAAAAGCCAAGGAGAGTGGTCCTGTCAGTCAGAAGAATCTGTTGACAGGCCTCGAAGACTTGCCCCCGGAAGACGAATACGATGGTTTAGATCTTCCTAGCTTTTTGGGAACTCTCGGGAAATAG